A segment of the Amycolatopsis thermophila genome:
GGCGGCGTCGCTTCCGCCTCGGGCTCGGCGAAGTCCTCCGGCTCGTCCTCGACCGGCGGCAGGAAACTCTTGATCACGTCGGCGGACTCGCCCTCGCCGGCGATCGCGGTGAACGAGTCGGCCACGGCCCGCGCGGCCTGCCGCTGGCCTTCCCGGACGGCCTCCATGATCGCGGCAGTGAGCCGCGCCGGCCCGAGATCGCAGGCGCGGTGGCCGAGTTCGAGGCGTTGCAGCGCACCGTTCGGCGCGATCGTCACGGTCACCGAACCGTCCTTGGACCGCACGGTCGCGGACGCCTCGCCGAGCGCGTCCTGCAGCGCCGCGGCCTTCTGCTGCATCTCCCGCACCTGCTTTTCGAGCAGGTGCTGGAAGTCCTCCCCCGGGATCAGATTCGGCTGCATCCTGCTCCCCTGCGCGAGTACCCGATGATCAACGCGCAGGCTACCGCAGCGATCGTGAGGGTCCGCCGGATCGGATCGAACGCGCCCGCCAACTTTCCCGATCGGGCGAAAACGTCAGTCCCGGATCGGGCCGGTCACCGGGTCCAGGTGGTAGGGCCGCATCACCCGGCCGCCGCTGCGGTAGACGTGCACGCTGATCGCCGGGTCCGGGCCGTCGTTGCGCACCTGGTGCACGTACCCGGGCCCGAACACCCGTGACTGCCCCGCCGACAACGCGTGCAGTTCGGTCACCGCGCGCCCCTCCGGGGACCTCCGCGCGACGGTCTCCGCCAGGTGGCCGCTCACGACGGTGAACGCGCCCACCGACGAGCCGTGGTCGTGCAGGTCGGTCTGCTGGCCGGGCAGCCAGCCCAACAGCCAGATCTCCTCGTCGTCCCGCGATTCGACGAGCGCGGAGAACCGCTCGTCGGGGTCGTAGCGCAGCAGGTGCCGCCAGCGGTCGCGGTCGGCGGCGAACTCGAGTGCGACGCGCACCGGGTGGCGCAGCACGGGCTTCTCGGTCAGGGCGATCGTGTTGTCCGGAACAGCGAACATGGAAACAGGTGTCCTCGTCGGAAAGGTGGTTGTCGGTCAGGCTGGGCTGGGTCAGCGACAACAACAAGGACACAGCGCGGCACCGCGGCGGAGGTCCCGCCGGGTCAGAAGGCCACGCGTCGTCACGGCGCCCACCCAACCAGCGGGCCGGGCGGGCGTCAACTCCGTTCCACCTGGTGGGCAATCCCGAGTGGACCTGCCGGAGGCCGCCGTCAGGACCACTCGTGCTTCTGGCGGCGCCCCAGCAGCTCCGCGCCCACCTGGCGGGGGTCGGCCCCCTCGTGGCAGACGCGGTGCATCGCGTCCGTGATCGGCATGTCGACCCCGTGCACGCGGGCCAGTTCGCGGATCGACGTGCACGACTTGACGCCCTCGGCGACCTGACCACCGGCCGCGGCCTGCGCCTGTTCCAGCGTCTCGCCCCGGCCCAGCCGCTCGCCGAAGGTGCGGTTGCGCGACAGCGGGGACGAACACGTCGCCACCAGGTCGCCGACCCCGGCCAGCCCGGCGAAGGTCAGCGGGTCCGCACCGAGTTTCGTACCCAGCCGGGCCATCTCGGCCAGTCCGCGGGTGATGAGCGTGGCCGTGGTGTTCGCGCCCAGCCCCATGCCGACGGCCATCCCGCAGCTCAGCGCGATCACGTTCTTCGCCGCGCCACCGACCTCGCAGCCCACCACGTCGGTGTTGGTGTACGGCCGGAAGTAGGCGGTGAAACTGGCCTGCTGGATCGCGACGGCCCGGTCGTGGTCGACGCACGCGAGCACCGCCGCGGCCGGCTGCGCCTGCGCGATCTCGCGCGCCAGGTTCGGTCCGGACACCACCACGATCTCGTCGCCGGACACCCCGGTGATCTCGCTGATGACCTCGCTCATCCGCTTCAGCGTGCCCAGCTCGACGCCCTTGGCGAGGCTGACCAGGATCGCGCCGGGCGGCAGCAGGTCCCGCCACCCGGACAGGTTGGCGCGCAGGGTCTGGCTCGGCACCGCCAGCACGACGGCCTCCGCACCGGACAGCGCCTCGGCCGGGTCGTGCGTCGCGGTCAGCCCGTCCGGGAGTTCGATGCCCGGCAGGTAGCCGCCGTTGGTGTGCCGGCCGCGGATCTCGTCGGCGACCTCGGCGCGCCGGGCCCACATCGTGACGTCGCGGCCGGCGTCGGCGAGCACCTTCGCGAACGCGGTGCCCCACGAGCCCGCACCGAGCACCGTGATGCGCTGCACCATCGTCAGTCCGCCGCCTCGGGCTTGCGCGCGGGCGGCTGCTCGCCGCGGATGCCGGCCAGCAGGTCCGTGACCCGCTCCATGAGCAGCTCCGTCACCTCGCGCAGCACCGGCCCGGTCTGCGGCTTGCCGCGGTAGGCCGACAGGTCGATCGGCTCACCGACCGCGTGCGTGACCGTCGTGCGGGGCAGCAGCCGGATCTTCTTGTGGTAGAAGTCCAGGATCTGCTGGGTGCCCCAGCGCGCCACCGGGATCACCGGCACGTCGTTGTCCAGCGCGAGCCGCGCCACCCCGGTGTGCGACCGCTTCGGCCAGCCGTTGGGGTCCTTGGTGATGGTGCCCTCGGGGTAGATGACGACGACCTTGCCCTCGGCGAGGGCCTGGTGCGCGGCGCGGAGGCTGTCCCCGGCCTGCGCCGACCCGCGGTAGACGGGGATGCTGCCCGCGCCCAGGAGGATCCGCCCGAAGATCGGGGCGCGGGCGAGGCTGTCCTTCGCCAGGAACCGCGGCACCCGCTTCTGCCGGTGGATGAACACGGCGTCCACCGCGGGGTCCATGTGGGAGACGTGGTTCATCACGACCAGCGCGGGCCCCTCCCGCGGGATGCGCTCAGCGCCGGTGTAGACCCGCCTGCCGATCCAGCTCACCGGGTAGAACAGCGCCGCGGCGGCTCCGACCCAGAACCCGCCCTTCTCGCGACCGGCCAAGACTCCTCCTGCTGTGGTGTGTGCTGCCGGTAGCTGATCCTAGGTGCACGATTGCGGAAAGATGGTGGCGTGCCCGTACCCGTCGAAATCTCCGGCCTGATCGTGCCGATGAAGCAGCCCCGCGCGGGCAAGTCGCGCCTGCGCGGGGCCGTCGACGAACGCGACCACCCGGCGCTCGTGCTGGCCCTGGCCTGGGACACGCTGGCCGCGGTGACCGCAGCGGGGGTGCCCCGCGTGGTCGTGGTCGCCGCCGATCCGGCCGCGGTGTCCGGTTTGCGCCGCCCGGGCGTGGAGATCGTCGGCGAGCGGGGGCCCGGCGACCTCAACTCCGCGTTGAGACAGGGCGAGGCGCTGCTGCGCGAGCGCGACCCGGCCGGCGTCGTCGGGGCGATCCAGGCGGATCTGCCGGCTTTGCGTCCGGCGGACCTCGCCGCCGCGGTCGCGGCGGCCGACGGGGCGCGCGCGTTCGTCGCCGACGCCGAGGGCACCGGCACCACACTGCTGCTGTCGGCCGCCGGCGGGCCGCTGGACCCCCGGTTCGGTCCGGGCTCCGCGCCCGCGCACGCGCAGTCCGGCGCGGCCCCGCTGGCCCTGGCGGTGCCCAGCCTGCGCCGCGACGTCGACACCCCGGCCGATCTGGCGGAGGCCCGCGAGCTCGGCGTGGGCGCCCGCACGCGGGCGCTGCTGCGCGCGCGGGAGGTGGCGTGAACCTCACCCGACCGCTCGGCGAACTGCTCCGGGTGATCCTCAGGAGCACCGGTGAACTGCTCAATCTCTCGGCCGGAGTATCGGCAGCACGGGCCGAAGTAGGGAACAATGCCAGTGTGAGCAGCGACGAGAACATCCCCCCGGCAACGACCCCACCGGCGTCCGGCGAGACCGACGCGCCCACGAGATTCCGCGCCATCCCGTCGGCCCCGCCGGCGGTGACCCCGTCGGCCGACCAGCTGTCCGCCACCCTGCCCGACGACCGGTACTTCAACCGCGAGCTGTCGTGGCAGGACTTCAACGCGCGGGTGCTGGCCCTGGCCGAGGACGCCTCCCAGCCGCTGCTGGAGCGGGCCAAGTTCCTCGCCATCTTCGCGTCCAATTTGGACGAGTTCTACATGGTCCGGGTGGCCGGGCTGAAACGCCGCGACGAGACGGGCCTGCCGGTGCGCAGCGCCGACGGCCTCACCCCGCGCGAACAGCTGGCCTACATCGCCAAGCGCAACCAGGACCTCGTCGAGCGCCACACCGCCGCGTTCGAGGAGCACGTGCGGCCGGAACTGGCCAAGCACGACATCCAGATCGTGTCCTGGGCCGACCTGGAGGCCGACGACCAGGCGCGGCTGTCGGACTACTTCACCGAGCAGATCTTCCCGGTGCTCACCCCGCTGGCGGTCGACCCGGCGCACCCGTTCCCCTACATCTCGGGCCTGTCGCTGAACCTGGCCGTCACGGTGCGCGACCCGGATCTGGGCACCGAGCGGTTCGCCCGCGTCAAGGTGCCGAACAACGTGCCGCGCCTGATCCGGGTGGAGCAGCAGCGGGAGAGCCGCGTCGCGACCTTCCTGCCGCTGGAGGAGCTCATCGCCGCGCACCTCGGTGAGTTGTTCACCGGCATGCAGGTCACCGAGCACCACGTTTTCCGCGTGACCCGCAACGCCGACGTGGACGTGGACGAGGACCGCGACGAGGACCTGCTGCAGGCCCTGGAGCGGGAGCTGGCGCAGCGCCGGTTCGGCCCGCCGGTGCGGCTCGAGGTCGCCGCCGACATGAGCGAGCACGTGCTCGACCTGCTGCTGCGCGAGCTGGAGGTCGATCCGCACGACGTG
Coding sequences within it:
- a CDS encoding YbaB/EbfC family nucleoid-associated protein — translated: MQPNLIPGEDFQHLLEKQVREMQQKAAALQDALGEASATVRSKDGSVTVTIAPNGALQRLELGHRACDLGPARLTAAIMEAVREGQRQAARAVADSFTAIAGEGESADVIKSFLPPVEDEPEDFAEPEAEATPPPPPPPVPPVQQRPAPRRPRPAAPADDDDEMRPW
- a CDS encoding cysteine dioxygenase, producing MFAVPDNTIALTEKPVLRHPVRVALEFAADRDRWRHLLRYDPDERFSALVESRDDEEIWLLGWLPGQQTDLHDHGSSVGAFTVVSGHLAETVARRSPEGRAVTELHALSAGQSRVFGPGYVHQVRNDGPDPAISVHVYRSGGRVMRPYHLDPVTGPIRD
- a CDS encoding NAD(P)H-dependent glycerol-3-phosphate dehydrogenase — translated: MVQRITVLGAGSWGTAFAKVLADAGRDVTMWARRAEVADEIRGRHTNGGYLPGIELPDGLTATHDPAEALSGAEAVVLAVPSQTLRANLSGWRDLLPPGAILVSLAKGVELGTLKRMSEVISEITGVSGDEIVVVSGPNLAREIAQAQPAAAVLACVDHDRAVAIQQASFTAYFRPYTNTDVVGCEVGGAAKNVIALSCGMAVGMGLGANTTATLITRGLAEMARLGTKLGADPLTFAGLAGVGDLVATCSSPLSRNRTFGERLGRGETLEQAQAAAGGQVAEGVKSCTSIRELARVHGVDMPITDAMHRVCHEGADPRQVGAELLGRRQKHEWS
- a CDS encoding lysophospholipid acyltransferase family protein, with the protein product MAGREKGGFWVGAAAALFYPVSWIGRRVYTGAERIPREGPALVVMNHVSHMDPAVDAVFIHRQKRVPRFLAKDSLARAPIFGRILLGAGSIPVYRGSAQAGDSLRAAHQALAEGKVVVIYPEGTITKDPNGWPKRSHTGVARLALDNDVPVIPVARWGTQQILDFYHKKIRLLPRTTVTHAVGEPIDLSAYRGKPQTGPVLREVTELLMERVTDLLAGIRGEQPPARKPEAAD
- the cofC gene encoding 2-phospho-L-lactate guanylyltransferase — protein: MPVPVEISGLIVPMKQPRAGKSRLRGAVDERDHPALVLALAWDTLAAVTAAGVPRVVVVAADPAAVSGLRRPGVEIVGERGPGDLNSALRQGEALLRERDPAGVVGAIQADLPALRPADLAAAVAAADGARAFVADAEGTGTTLLLSAAGGPLDPRFGPGSAPAHAQSGAAPLALAVPSLRRDVDTPADLAEARELGVGARTRALLRAREVA